Proteins encoded together in one Natranaerovirga hydrolytica window:
- a CDS encoding alpha/beta fold hydrolase, with product MNVLTFGEKKNPAIVLIHGYGITWKMWEKQINAFKGHYFVVVPLLDGMDLDTSSEFYSVQASANDIINYTKTHLSGSIYAVIGSSLGGSITIDILSKKQLKINKAIIDAGVAAPINKYFLKLAIKMRKWQNKKIASESKCVLNMVKKNMPEELVEEMVRLSKVLTEKTIHNVHQSVFTYQLPSSISETTTEVAYWYGSKEMIHCKKTIENLKQYLPKIVVKEFKGYNHGELVMKDAHVFIEQALLFLTH from the coding sequence ATGAATGTATTAACTTTCGGCGAAAAGAAAAATCCCGCGATTGTGCTCATACACGGGTATGGGATTACTTGGAAAATGTGGGAAAAACAAATCAATGCGTTTAAAGGTCACTACTTTGTTGTAGTGCCTCTGTTAGATGGAATGGATCTAGACACAAGCTCAGAGTTTTATTCTGTACAAGCTTCTGCCAATGACATCATCAACTATACAAAGACCCATTTAAGCGGCAGTATCTATGCTGTAATCGGATCTTCATTAGGAGGCAGTATCACGATTGATATTCTTTCAAAAAAACAATTAAAAATCAATAAAGCCATTATAGACGCAGGGGTCGCAGCCCCTATAAATAAATATTTTCTGAAATTGGCTATCAAAATGCGAAAGTGGCAAAATAAAAAAATAGCAAGTGAAAGTAAATGTGTTTTAAATATGGTTAAAAAAAACATGCCTGAAGAACTTGTGGAGGAAATGGTCAGATTATCAAAGGTGCTCACAGAGAAAACCATCCATAACGTACATCAATCTGTTTTTACTTATCAGCTGCCTTCTTCTATCTCTGAAACAACAACAGAAGTGGCCTATTGGTATGGATCTAAGGAAATGATTCACTGTAAAAAGACAATAGAAAACTTAAAACAGTATTTACCGAAGATTGTCGTAAAAGAATTCAAAGGGTATAACCACGGTGAATTGGTTATGAAAGATGCCCATGTTTTTATTGAACAAGCGCTTCTATTCTTAACCCATTAA
- a CDS encoding TetR/AcrR family transcriptional regulator has product MNSLFLKIDIEKQVRIINAGLDVFSKYPFKHALTEDIASQAGIAKGSLFQYFKNKRTFYIYLYDYALQKLGEKVNTRFDFTETDIFEIVQKGMLLKLRLLEDYPYLYNFILQANQEKDEILAKAIQEINTLSEIDMMERLFKNVDRSKFKKGINVKDLLKRINWCSEGLRQEGIMQGKTYQDMKEEAMDLIEFFKRSVYLEEFFKRGGKL; this is encoded by the coding sequence ATGAACTCATTGTTCTTAAAAATTGACATTGAAAAACAGGTACGCATCATCAATGCCGGTTTAGATGTCTTTTCAAAATACCCATTTAAACATGCTTTAACAGAAGATATTGCCAGTCAAGCAGGCATTGCAAAAGGCTCTCTATTTCAATACTTTAAAAATAAGCGAACCTTTTACATATATTTATACGATTATGCCCTCCAAAAGCTAGGAGAAAAAGTGAACACAAGATTTGATTTCACAGAGACCGATATTTTTGAGATTGTTCAAAAGGGCATGTTGCTAAAATTGAGATTACTTGAAGACTATCCATACCTTTATAACTTCATCCTTCAAGCAAACCAAGAAAAAGACGAAATACTTGCAAAAGCCATCCAGGAAATCAACACCCTTTCAGAAATCGATATGATGGAACGTCTTTTCAAGAATGTGGATAGAAGCAAATTTAAAAAAGGTATAAATGTTAAGGACTTATTGAAAAGGATTAATTGGTGTAGTGAAGGGCTTCGTCAAGAGGGGATAATGCAAGGAAAAACCTATCAAGATATGAAAGAAGAAGCGATGGATTTAATTGAGTTTTTCAAAAGATCCGTTTACTTAGAAGAATTCTTTAAACGAGGAGGGAAACTATGA
- a CDS encoding PadR family transcriptional regulator codes for MITSQMLKGMLEGCILEIIKRRETYAYEISKELEKFGFGVISEGTIYPVILRLQKNELVEATIRDSSSGPKRKYYHLTQEGDIRLNQFKGSWKELEYAINKLFMGGDEDE; via the coding sequence ATGATCACTTCACAAATGTTAAAAGGAATGTTAGAGGGGTGTATCTTAGAAATAATAAAGAGGAGAGAAACTTATGCATATGAAATATCTAAAGAACTTGAAAAATTTGGATTTGGTGTGATATCTGAAGGGACCATATATCCAGTTATCTTACGTCTACAGAAAAATGAACTGGTTGAGGCAACGATACGAGATTCAAGTAGTGGACCGAAGCGAAAGTACTATCATTTGACTCAAGAAGGAGATATTAGATTAAATCAGTTCAAAGGTAGCTGGAAGGAACTAGAGTACGCTATTAATAAATTGTTTATGGGAGGAGACGAAGATGAATAA
- a CDS encoding ABC transporter ATP-binding protein has translation MQEKLLEVQDLQKNYGKKNNITKALKGVSFDILDGEFLGIMGPSGSGKTTLLNCIATIIKPTSGRVLLNGKNISAFDSKNLAEYRGSRIGYLFQDFELLDNLTGQENIMLPLAIHGMEFVKARAKIDELAGFLEITDVLNKFPFQMSGGQKQRVAAARSLISDPDIVLADEPTGALDTRSAKNLMNKLEGINRSSGRTILMVSHDPNAASFCSRILFIQDGVIFHELRRKHDERREEFYDRILKLLAQLGGGSANVL, from the coding sequence ATACAAGAAAAATTGTTAGAAGTTCAAGACTTACAAAAAAACTATGGAAAGAAAAATAATATAACAAAAGCTCTAAAGGGTGTTAGTTTTGACATTCTTGATGGAGAATTCTTAGGAATAATGGGGCCAAGCGGCTCTGGTAAAACCACATTATTAAACTGCATTGCAACAATTATAAAACCAACATCGGGGCGTGTGCTTTTAAATGGTAAAAACATAAGTGCTTTTGACAGTAAGAATTTAGCAGAGTATCGTGGTAGTCGAATTGGATATTTATTTCAAGACTTTGAATTACTAGATAATCTAACGGGACAAGAAAATATAATGTTACCATTAGCCATTCATGGGATGGAATTTGTTAAAGCACGTGCAAAAATAGATGAACTAGCAGGTTTTTTAGAAATTACAGATGTTCTTAATAAATTCCCATTTCAGATGTCTGGGGGACAAAAGCAAAGAGTAGCCGCTGCACGCAGTTTGATTTCTGATCCAGATATCGTTCTTGCAGATGAACCCACAGGGGCATTGGATACACGTTCTGCAAAGAATTTAATGAATAAGTTGGAAGGTATTAATAGAAGTAGTGGAAGAACTATTTTAATGGTAAGCCACGATCCTAATGCAGCCAGTTTTTGCTCCAGAATTCTGTTTATTCAAGATGGTGTGATATTTCATGAACTGCGCCGCAAACATGATGAGCGCCGAGAGGAATTTTATGACAGAATTTTAAAGTTATTAGCTCAGCTTGGAGGAGGAAGCGCAAATGTTTTATAG
- a CDS encoding FtsX-like permease family protein gives MFYSLIYRNAKRSRKESLIYFATLITAVASFYIILSLGRQNVILFLREFESSSIDKLLALMPIVYLFALLLLFFLILFANRYELNRRSKEFGLYLMLGMSKKRLAIQLLAEGLVTSIFALIGGIIIGGFLAEIISLTVSKLIGQGIIGHQISLSMGAVFFTAMGFILIQFIALVILGGKVFNQEVHQLIYEQMDKKQDMGHFKGNVINIFVGSFLLGVAYWIVLNHFMEFAGWLLLLALVLGSLGTIFFMKGFGKLLGLLASLSQRKSTQGLYTFTIRQFQENIASRFTSVAVTSILTTLSIILLADGASTVIGFNSVYTRSFSIYDFTVSGESHKAEEFLSSEKMEPYVDDLSLLEIGRMKHQSQGLEEGTLLSLVDWSELREQLIMALPRDYQEQIISGEIQGYSIGSKNPEEVNLFGVLEIDTSTPYLINESSYNGVLEAIGEKPLSLNSDEIALYLNSDLLHMDNPDSMPILDRIIEKAEKEGKTLMSINDQAVYIRPSIPMRGLVADRSVEIYSAFIVPDHMFEQLLNTETYRSYWNFRIPQKMQEQQGLMNPMMEARELLKTSGFQFESYLHNFGRQLFYVVAGSYTVLYMGILFLIIACTVLALQFLTQMKQTGQRYLTLSMLGAKRSQMKKSMHRQVLWTFLLPLSLACLSGAVGIRAMTLFVIIYLEDQVLLYLLAFAFACIVIVIVVIYGVAVARSADHEIDKLRWKPNID, from the coding sequence ATGTTTTATAGTCTAATTTATCGTAATGCTAAACGTAGCCGTAAGGAGAGTTTAATATACTTTGCAACACTTATAACGGCAGTCGCATCCTTTTACATCATTCTTTCGTTGGGAAGACAAAATGTTATTTTATTCTTAAGGGAGTTTGAAAGCAGCTCAATTGATAAACTCTTAGCCCTAATGCCAATTGTGTATTTATTTGCATTGTTGTTATTGTTTTTCTTGATTTTATTTGCTAATCGGTACGAATTAAATCGAAGGAGTAAAGAGTTTGGACTCTACCTCATGTTAGGGATGAGTAAGAAACGCCTTGCTATTCAACTTTTAGCAGAGGGGCTAGTGACTTCTATTTTTGCACTCATTGGAGGGATTATAATTGGCGGATTTTTAGCAGAAATCATTAGCTTGACGGTTTCTAAATTAATCGGTCAGGGAATCATTGGTCATCAAATAAGCTTGTCGATGGGTGCAGTTTTTTTCACTGCTATGGGTTTTATATTAATCCAATTTATAGCACTGGTCATTCTGGGTGGAAAAGTATTTAATCAAGAGGTCCATCAATTAATTTATGAGCAGATGGATAAGAAGCAAGATATGGGACATTTTAAAGGCAATGTCATCAACATTTTTGTAGGTTCTTTCTTACTAGGTGTTGCATATTGGATTGTTTTAAATCATTTTATGGAATTTGCAGGATGGCTTCTGTTGCTAGCATTGGTTCTCGGAAGTTTAGGAACTATATTTTTTATGAAAGGATTTGGAAAATTACTAGGCTTATTGGCAAGTTTGTCTCAGCGTAAATCAACTCAAGGGCTGTACACCTTTACTATAAGGCAGTTTCAAGAGAACATAGCCAGTAGATTTACTTCTGTTGCTGTAACATCTATTCTAACCACATTGTCTATCATTTTGCTAGCAGATGGTGCTTCAACTGTTATTGGTTTTAACAGTGTTTATACTAGGAGTTTCTCCATATATGATTTTACAGTTAGTGGGGAGAGTCATAAAGCTGAGGAATTTCTTTCTTCAGAAAAAATGGAACCCTATGTAGATGACTTAAGTCTCTTGGAAATTGGAAGGATGAAGCATCAAAGCCAGGGACTGGAAGAGGGTACGTTGTTGTCATTAGTTGATTGGTCTGAATTAAGAGAGCAACTTATTATGGCTCTACCAAGGGACTACCAAGAGCAAATAATATCTGGAGAAATACAAGGGTATAGTATCGGTTCAAAAAACCCTGAAGAAGTTAATCTGTTTGGAGTCCTAGAGATAGATACATCAACACCTTATCTCATTAATGAATCATCCTATAACGGGGTTTTAGAAGCTATAGGAGAAAAACCCCTGAGCCTAAATTCAGACGAAATTGCCTTATACTTAAATTCAGATCTTTTGCATATGGATAATCCAGATAGTATGCCCATACTAGATCGTATTATTGAAAAGGCTGAAAAAGAAGGGAAAACTTTGATGAGCATTAATGATCAGGCAGTTTATATCCGCCCATCCATTCCAATGAGAGGATTAGTAGCAGACCGTTCAGTAGAAATTTATTCAGCATTTATTGTTCCGGATCATATGTTTGAACAATTATTAAACACAGAAACCTATAGGTCATATTGGAATTTCCGAATTCCACAAAAGATGCAAGAGCAACAAGGTTTAATGAATCCAATGATGGAAGCTAGAGAGTTATTAAAAACTTCAGGATTCCAGTTTGAAAGTTATTTACACAACTTTGGACGTCAACTCTTTTATGTTGTTGCAGGAAGCTATACGGTCTTATATATGGGAATCTTATTCTTAATTATTGCTTGTACGGTATTAGCTTTACAATTTTTGACACAAATGAAACAGACAGGACAACGCTATTTAACCCTTTCTATGCTAGGAGCAAAACGTAGCCAAATGAAAAAATCTATGCATAGACAGGTGTTGTGGACTTTTCTATTACCACTGTCTCTTGCATGTTTGAGTGGAGCTGTTGGTATAAGGGCTATGACTTTATTTGTTATTATTTACTTGGAAGACCAGGTATTATTATATCTTCTTGCTTTTGCCTTTGCCTGTATTGTAATCGTAATTGTAGTCATTTATGGAGTAGCAGTTGCCCGTTCAGCGGATCATGAGATAGATAAATTGCGTTGGAAACCAAACATAGATTAG
- a CDS encoding response regulator transcription factor gives MEKIIIVEDDLLMREELMDILQKAGYEVIAITDLHDIAFQIVSLAPNLVLLDINLPEQSGFEICKHLKSKGIGPVMMLTSRDKLQDELHGLNLGADEYLTKPCNRDRLLARIQSLLRRFEGQPGLVDGGSFLLDPNTFTLYKGSQSLVLSANEGSILLALVQNRPKVVSKSTLSELLWGTDQYIDENALQVNLTRLRKTLGKLNLENQIETIRGQGYRLRRG, from the coding sequence GTGGAAAAGATTATAATTGTTGAAGATGATTTATTGATGAGGGAAGAATTGATGGATATATTACAAAAAGCTGGTTATGAAGTGATAGCAATTACAGATCTTCATGATATAGCTTTTCAAATCGTTTCTTTGGCACCAAACTTAGTCTTGCTGGACATTAATTTACCGGAACAATCAGGATTTGAAATATGCAAACATTTAAAATCAAAAGGGATTGGTCCAGTTATGATGTTAACATCTAGAGATAAATTACAGGATGAATTGCATGGTCTTAATTTAGGGGCTGATGAGTATCTTACTAAACCGTGTAATCGAGATAGATTGTTAGCGCGTATTCAGAGCCTGCTAAGAAGGTTTGAAGGGCAACCAGGGCTAGTGGATGGAGGAAGTTTTTTGCTAGACCCTAATACCTTTACTTTGTATAAAGGCTCCCAATCGTTGGTGTTATCAGCTAATGAAGGAAGCATTTTGTTAGCTTTAGTACAAAATAGACCTAAGGTTGTATCCAAGTCTACACTGAGTGAACTTTTATGGGGAACCGATCAGTATATAGATGAAAATGCACTTCAAGTCAATCTGACTCGTTTAAGAAAAACACTGGGCAAGCTAAATTTGGAAAACCAAATTGAAACAATAAGAGGTCAAGGTTATCGACTTAGGAGGGGGTAG
- a CDS encoding sensor histidine kinase has product MKYIKRIYDCLSAYKLWYLILITTNVLFGFLAWLAYPETFTVLVGLMIVFTLAIIALSVYIIIRKQKTIEAAFQDFLLEMNETNEERLCRVSPKTHLSYIHSVGSIIRSYQSKLNDQVIELKDYENYIERWVHEIKKPLSLMTLVLDNRSDEMSPLVRQRMLHVRDQMLGDVERILYFARLGAAHKDYIFEPISLLEYCKETIENYPTLLDESGFKIQFIGQEMEVLSDPKGLAFILEQIITNSTKYVTQNQDHPILKFETVYDKVGDQNILNISDNGPGVFQEDLPFIFDKGFTGRSGAYTRQATGMGLFLVSKMAYDLAIQLDAKSKPGSGLTISLIFPHVKQ; this is encoded by the coding sequence ATGAAATATATAAAGCGAATCTATGACTGTTTGAGTGCTTATAAGTTATGGTATCTTATTTTAATTACGACGAATGTTCTATTTGGTTTTTTAGCTTGGTTGGCTTATCCAGAAACATTTACAGTTTTAGTAGGACTCATGATTGTTTTTACTTTAGCAATAATAGCTTTGTCGGTATACATTATAATTAGAAAGCAAAAAACAATAGAAGCTGCTTTTCAAGATTTTTTGTTAGAAATGAATGAAACCAATGAAGAAAGATTATGTCGGGTATCTCCTAAGACACATTTGTCGTATATCCATAGTGTAGGAAGTATCATCAGGTCATATCAGTCGAAACTTAATGATCAAGTCATTGAGTTGAAAGATTATGAAAACTATATAGAGAGATGGGTTCACGAAATTAAAAAACCTTTGTCACTTATGACGTTGGTATTAGATAACCGCAGTGACGAAATGTCGCCACTTGTTAGACAACGGATGTTGCATGTTAGAGATCAGATGCTTGGAGACGTGGAACGAATTTTGTATTTTGCGAGACTTGGAGCTGCTCATAAAGATTATATTTTTGAGCCAATAAGCTTACTAGAATATTGTAAAGAGACAATTGAGAATTACCCAACACTATTAGATGAATCTGGTTTTAAAATACAGTTTATAGGTCAAGAAATGGAAGTTTTATCTGATCCCAAGGGATTAGCTTTTATATTAGAACAAATAATCACTAATAGCACCAAATACGTTACTCAGAATCAGGACCATCCAATTTTGAAATTTGAAACGGTTTATGATAAAGTGGGTGATCAAAACATTTTAAATATTAGTGATAATGGACCGGGTGTGTTTCAAGAAGATTTGCCATTTATTTTTGATAAAGGTTTTACTGGAAGGAGCGGTGCTTATACAAGGCAAGCAACAGGTATGGGACTTTTCTTAGTGAGTAAAATGGCGTATGACTTAGCAATTCAGTTGGATGCAAAATCAAAGCCGGGTTCAGGGTTAACCATATCCCTAATATTTCCACATGTGAAACAATAA
- a CDS encoding glycoside hydrolase family 88/105 protein, with product MNSFLILMTLLYGSQTNVTNDKITDKAYIKSNNNTNEEKDNVRLYLDYIIDNSTPLKPYWNIERKIQSATEPNWNYIDGIMIKAILEMYYVTNERKYLDFAEYFIDFYINEDGTIKGYRKDEFNIDNINAGKVLFDLYDLTAKEKYRKAIDTLYSQLMDHPRTSRGNFWHKMIHPNQVWLDGLYMAQPFYMEYETKYNNNLNTLDIYNQILNVRKKMYDEEKKLYYHGYDESRQMHWSDHETGLSESFWGRSMGWYVMALVDVLDKMDKDTYPFEYNHIKRIFKEAIDGLLLYQHPSGMWYQVIDQGCRSGNYLETSVSSMISYAILKGVRLGLLPHSYTAYGLKAYNGVKDKYFKVYNDKLELGGICLVAWLGPGMRDGSYEYYISEPIVENDAKGVAPFFLAYTEIERLKNK from the coding sequence TTGAATTCATTCTTAATTTTAATGACCTTGTTATATGGAAGTCAAACCAATGTAACTAACGATAAAATTACAGATAAAGCTTATATTAAAAGTAATAATAACACGAACGAAGAAAAAGATAATGTTAGATTATATCTAGATTATATTATTGATAACAGTACACCTTTAAAGCCTTATTGGAATATTGAAAGAAAAATACAATCGGCCACAGAACCTAACTGGAATTATATTGATGGTATCATGATAAAAGCAATTTTAGAAATGTATTACGTTACTAATGAAAGGAAGTATTTAGATTTTGCAGAGTATTTCATTGATTTCTATATAAATGAAGATGGAACCATTAAAGGGTATCGTAAGGATGAGTTTAATATTGACAATATAAATGCTGGCAAGGTGCTTTTTGATTTATATGATTTAACTGCCAAAGAAAAATATAGAAAAGCCATTGATACATTATATTCACAATTAATGGATCATCCTCGAACCAGTAGAGGTAATTTTTGGCACAAGATGATACATCCTAACCAAGTTTGGTTAGATGGTTTGTATATGGCTCAACCTTTTTATATGGAATATGAGACTAAATACAACAATAACCTAAATACTTTAGATATATATAATCAAATTTTAAATGTAAGAAAAAAGATGTACGATGAAGAAAAGAAATTATACTATCATGGATATGATGAGAGTCGTCAAATGCATTGGAGTGATCATGAAACAGGATTATCAGAAAGTTTTTGGGGCCGATCAATGGGGTGGTATGTGATGGCACTTGTAGACGTTCTTGATAAAATGGATAAAGATACATATCCATTTGAGTATAATCATATAAAACGAATATTTAAGGAAGCAATTGACGGATTACTGTTATATCAACACCCAAGTGGAATGTGGTATCAAGTAATCGATCAAGGGTGTAGAAGTGGAAATTATTTAGAAACAAGTGTAAGTTCCATGATTTCTTATGCTATTCTTAAAGGTGTCAGATTGGGTTTATTACCTCATTCTTATACAGCATATGGTTTAAAAGCATATAATGGCGTAAAAGATAAATATTTTAAAGTGTATAATGATAAACTTGAATTAGGTGGCATTTGTTTAGTTGCTTGGTTAGGACCTGGTATGAGAGATGGAAGCTATGAGTATTATATTTCAGAGCCTATCGTTGAAAATGACGCTAAGGGTGTTGCACCGTTCTTCCTTGCGTACACAGAAATAGAAAGACTTAAAAATAAATAG